In one window of Campylobacter coli DNA:
- the metK gene encoding methionine adenosyltransferase — protein MYLFTSEVVSAGHPDKCADIIADTIVDILLKNDKNSRVASEVFVAGNKVVIGGEVKSNHKLSKADYDNLVKDVLKNIGYDGAGYFSKEQCLHPDEVDVMVFLNEQSPDINQGVDQEDGETGAGDQGIMFGFASCEAKEYMPAAISYARALCDKVYTYAKAHPQELGVDIKTQVTIDYGTKANFENCKPQSIHTIVVSVPCVESMKIEDLRALVNKLILESDLPKELFNPEKTRILINPTGKYVNHSSLHDSGLTGRKLIVDSFGGYAPIGGGAQSSKDYTKVDRSGLYAGRWLAKNIVAAGLAKKCIVQLSYAIGVAKPTSVSVDCLGTNTGVNDDVLSDFVMQNFSLTPNWIRDKFGLDKPSKDTFLYADVAARGQVGQKDYPWEKLDAVEQFKTLIK, from the coding sequence ATGTATCTATTCACTTCAGAAGTCGTAAGCGCAGGTCATCCAGACAAATGTGCTGATATAATCGCTGATACAATAGTGGATATACTCTTGAAAAATGACAAAAATTCAAGGGTGGCGAGTGAGGTTTTTGTCGCAGGAAATAAGGTTGTGATAGGAGGAGAAGTTAAATCAAATCACAAGCTTAGTAAAGCTGATTACGATAATTTAGTTAAAGATGTTTTGAAAAATATAGGCTATGATGGAGCAGGATATTTTAGTAAAGAACAATGTTTGCATCCTGATGAAGTCGATGTTATGGTATTTTTAAATGAGCAAAGCCCTGATATTAATCAAGGTGTAGATCAAGAAGATGGCGAAACAGGTGCTGGGGATCAAGGTATTATGTTTGGTTTTGCAAGTTGTGAAGCTAAAGAGTATATGCCAGCAGCTATAAGCTATGCAAGAGCGCTTTGCGATAAGGTTTATACTTATGCAAAAGCTCATCCACAAGAACTGGGTGTAGATATTAAAACTCAAGTGACTATTGATTATGGCACAAAGGCGAATTTTGAAAATTGCAAACCACAAAGTATTCATACTATTGTTGTTTCTGTGCCTTGTGTTGAAAGTATGAAAATAGAGGATTTAAGAGCTTTGGTCAATAAATTAATCCTAGAAAGTGATTTACCCAAAGAACTTTTTAATCCTGAAAAAACTAGGATTTTGATCAATCCAACAGGAAAATATGTCAATCACTCTTCTTTGCATGATAGTGGTTTAACCGGAAGAAAACTTATAGTAGATAGTTTTGGGGGATACGCTCCTATAGGAGGGGGTGCACAATCTAGCAAGGATTATACTAAGGTTGATAGAAGTGGACTTTATGCAGGTAGATGGCTTGCTAAAAATATAGTTGCAGCAGGACTTGCTAAAAAGTGTATAGTTCAACTCAGCTATGCTATAGGTGTTGCTAAACCCACTTCTGTAAGCGTAGATTGTTTAGGAACTAATACAGGAGTAAATGATGATGTTTTGAGTGATTTTGTAATGCAAAATTTCTCTTTGACGCCAAATTGGATTCGTGATAAATTTGGTCTTGATAAACCTAGCAAAGACACTTTTCTTTATGCTGATGTAGCAGCTCGCGGACAAGTAGGACAAAAGGATTATCCTTGGGAAAAACTTGATGCTGTGGAGCAATTTAAGACTTTAATTAAATAA
- a CDS encoding apolipoprotein N-acyltransferase, with protein MKLKLNFLPYFSFIPKKLNTNSTIFKIIKVFFIAFLLSNCIYLSFFENIFTQAISSFLAIWGLVLLLKSKSPKQYFWIGFFVGVLWFWWIGLSSIYFDLNYLVPIVIILIGIVYGILFRICYLLKFDFLRLCGIFCLSFIHPLGFDWLNWGIYTVYGFFDPSYRGIICIFLLAYIIHENYISRYYKIAILLIVFSIGFQYDEKKSEDLNLSYKLISTDISQDQKFLQENVSVNSDNLIKEIIQAINEKKELIILPETAFAFNLKNTSYEKMLKELSHQIIIITGAFNIQEGKTYNSTYIFKGGNSYILNKHFLVPFGEDIPFFKETIQKYFLPNIAEFDQGPLQSKYKLNDQIITNAICYEATKEQNYKNSKIIIAISNNAWFNYSSEYKLQKLLMQFYASKHGVSVYHATNGKESGVIKPKEKFVQKIKNYFNKQDKS; from the coding sequence ATGAAGTTAAAATTGAATTTTCTGCCATATTTTTCCTTTATTCCAAAAAAATTAAACACTAATTCTACCATTTTTAAAATAATAAAAGTCTTTTTTATAGCATTTTTACTTTCAAATTGTATTTATTTATCTTTTTTTGAAAATATTTTTACCCAAGCTATCAGTTCATTCCTCGCAATTTGGGGCTTAGTTTTACTTTTAAAAAGCAAAAGTCCTAAGCAATATTTTTGGATAGGATTTTTTGTAGGGGTGCTTTGGTTTTGGTGGATAGGGCTTTCTTCGATTTATTTTGATTTAAATTATTTAGTGCCTATAGTGATTATCCTTATAGGTATAGTTTATGGAATACTCTTTAGAATTTGTTATTTACTTAAATTTGATTTTTTACGCCTTTGTGGAATTTTTTGTTTAAGTTTTATTCATCCTTTAGGCTTTGATTGGCTTAATTGGGGAATTTATACTGTATATGGTTTTTTTGATCCTAGCTATCGTGGTATTATTTGTATTTTTTTACTAGCATATATTATTCATGAAAATTATATTTCAAGATATTATAAAATTGCTATTCTTTTGATTGTATTTTCTATAGGTTTTCAATACGATGAAAAAAAATCAGAAGATTTAAATCTATCCTATAAGCTTATTTCTACAGATATATCTCAAGATCAAAAATTCCTTCAAGAAAATGTATCTGTAAATTCAGATAATTTAATCAAGGAAATTATCCAAGCTATCAATGAAAAAAAAGAACTCATCATCTTACCAGAAACCGCTTTTGCATTTAACCTCAAAAATACCTCATACGAGAAAATGCTAAAAGAACTATCACATCAAATTATCATCATAACTGGAGCATTTAACATACAAGAGGGTAAAACTTACAATAGCACATATATTTTCAAAGGAGGCAATAGCTATATACTCAATAAACATTTTTTAGTACCTTTTGGGGAGGACATTCCATTTTTTAAAGAAACAATACAAAAATACTTTTTACCCAATATAGCAGAATTTGATCAAGGACCATTACAAAGCAAATATAAACTCAATGATCAAATCATTACCAATGCTATTTGTTATGAGGCTACAAAAGAACAAAATTATAAAAATTCAAAAATTATCATAGCTATAAGCAATAATGCTTGGTTTAATTATTCTAGTGAATACAAACTACAAAAACTACTCATGCAATTTTATGCAAGCAAACATGGAGTTAGCGTATATCATGCCACAAATGGCAAGGAAAGTGGCGTGATAAAACCTAAAGAAAAATTTGTGCAAAAGATTAAAAATTATTTTAACAAGCAAGATAAAAGTTAG
- the yajC gene encoding preprotein translocase subunit YajC has translation MAENSILTSLLPLVVLFAIFYFLVIRPQQKQAKAHKQMLESLQKGDKIITNGGLICEVVKPEDDFIKVKLNEDNVTAKISREFIAKKIDA, from the coding sequence ATGGCAGAAAATTCAATTTTAACTTCATTGTTACCTCTTGTTGTGCTATTTGCAATTTTTTATTTTTTGGTTATAAGACCACAACAAAAACAAGCAAAAGCACATAAGCAAATGCTAGAATCCCTTCAAAAAGGCGATAAGATTATCACCAATGGTGGACTTATTTGTGAAGTCGTAAAACCAGAGGACGATTTTATCAAAGTTAAGCTTAATGAAGACAATGTTACTGCAAAAATTTCAAGAGAATTTATAGCAAAGAAAATTGATGCGTAA
- the secD gene encoding protein translocase subunit SecD, with protein sequence MRNSKITYRLVVFIAVFIFGVVFSLPSFLQSERGAKINLGLDLQGGLYMLLGVDNQEAVKSKIKSVASSLSYSFNKENILNDGLNIHDDSLDFTLLDNADIVKTENLLKEINGLNVQREDMHYIVSFTPEEVKSIENFALLQAVETIRNRLDQFGLAEPTVAKQGEDKILVELAGIKTKEDELRAKERITKAAHLQLMEVDDSKMSQASNMSDAEAASYGLVLVPDSRNPNLKYPLKNIPILDGSMLTDARVGLSDKSNYPVINFTLNAEGSKKFADYTGANVGKRLAIVLDNKVYSAPSINERIGGGSGQISGAFTQEEARDVAVALRSGALLAPVKLLEQRSIGPSLGADSIKMSMIALIGASIFIVVFMVLYYGMAGIFANIAMLVNVLVVVAVMAMFGATLTLPGMAGLVLTVGMAVDANVIINERIRELLREGANIKASIEQGYKNAMSAIIDSNITSLVTSIALYAYGTGAVKGFAVTLGIGIVVSMITAIWGTHGMFDYFMRRIEKSNNTRFWFGYRRK encoded by the coding sequence ATGCGTAATTCTAAAATCACTTATCGATTAGTTGTTTTTATTGCGGTATTTATTTTTGGAGTTGTTTTTTCGCTCCCTTCTTTTTTGCAATCCGAGCGAGGAGCGAAAATCAATTTAGGGCTTGATTTGCAAGGCGGACTTTATATGCTTTTGGGTGTAGATAATCAAGAAGCTGTAAAATCTAAAATCAAATCCGTCGCTTCTTCTTTGAGTTATTCTTTTAATAAAGAGAATATTTTAAATGATGGATTAAATATTCACGATGATAGTTTGGATTTTACTTTATTGGATAATGCAGATATAGTTAAGACCGAAAATTTACTCAAAGAAATTAATGGGCTTAATGTGCAAAGAGAAGATATGCATTATATAGTTTCTTTTACCCCAGAAGAGGTTAAAAGTATAGAAAATTTTGCTCTTTTGCAAGCAGTTGAGACGATTAGAAATCGTTTGGATCAATTTGGTTTAGCAGAACCGACGGTCGCAAAACAAGGTGAAGATAAAATTCTGGTCGAATTAGCAGGAATTAAAACCAAAGAAGATGAATTAAGAGCTAAAGAGCGCATTACTAAAGCAGCTCATTTGCAACTCATGGAGGTAGATGATTCTAAAATGAGTCAAGCTTCTAATATGAGCGATGCTGAAGCAGCGAGTTATGGGCTTGTTTTGGTTCCTGATTCTAGAAATCCAAATTTAAAGTATCCTTTAAAAAATATTCCTATTTTAGATGGTTCTATGCTTACAGATGCTAGAGTAGGACTTAGTGATAAAAGTAATTATCCTGTTATTAATTTTACTTTAAATGCTGAAGGTTCTAAGAAATTTGCTGATTATACAGGGGCAAATGTTGGAAAGCGTTTGGCTATCGTGCTAGATAATAAAGTATATTCTGCTCCATCGATTAATGAACGCATAGGTGGTGGAAGTGGTCAAATCAGCGGGGCTTTTACTCAAGAAGAGGCGCGAGATGTAGCTGTGGCTTTAAGAAGTGGGGCTTTATTGGCACCGGTTAAACTTTTAGAACAAAGAAGTATAGGTCCATCTTTGGGTGCTGATAGTATCAAAATGAGTATGATAGCTCTTATAGGTGCTTCGATTTTTATCGTAGTATTTATGGTGCTTTATTATGGTATGGCAGGAATTTTTGCCAATATCGCAATGCTTGTTAATGTTTTGGTTGTTGTGGCTGTGATGGCAATGTTTGGCGCAACCTTGACCTTACCAGGTATGGCAGGACTTGTTTTAACTGTGGGCATGGCTGTTGATGCTAATGTTATTATTAATGAGCGTATTCGAGAGCTTTTGCGCGAAGGGGCAAATATCAAAGCAAGCATAGAGCAAGGTTATAAAAATGCTATGAGTGCGATAATAGATTCTAATATCACTTCTCTTGTAACTTCCATAGCACTTTATGCTTATGGAACAGGTGCTGTTAAAGGATTTGCAGTGACTTTGGGGATTGGTATTGTTGTTTCTATGATTACTGCTATTTGGGGAACGCATGGAATGTTTGATTATTTTATGCGCCGCATTGAAAAAAGTAATAATACAAGATTTTGGTTTGGTTATAGGAGAAAATAA
- the secF gene encoding protein translocase subunit SecF, translating into MQFFSEKKIYDFMRMRFAAISLSIVLFFGSIYLLWDRGLQFGIDFSGGTLIQLKYDTAAPIPQIREILEKQGSFQNLSVTEFGSKEEITIRFLGSNDSLGSDIGEHISTLLKDTGKFEVRRADVVGPKVGDELRNKGIMAIIVSLVAILIYIAIRFEWRFALAAIISEIHDVVITLGAISLFKIDVNLDTLAAVLTVLGYSLNDTIIIFDRIREGIKTSKKSELAPIINESVSATLSRTVLTSGLTLATVVILYFFGGEMIQGFSLALIVGIVVGTLSSIFVASPTLLWFKFSVIDFRNKELEKLKRKQEKERNRAMYEKGTV; encoded by the coding sequence ATGCAGTTTTTTAGCGAAAAGAAAATTTATGATTTTATGAGAATGCGTTTTGCTGCAATTTCTCTTTCTATTGTTTTATTTTTTGGTTCTATTTATTTGCTTTGGGATAGAGGTTTGCAATTTGGTATTGATTTTAGTGGGGGTACTTTAATCCAACTTAAATACGATACAGCAGCTCCTATTCCTCAAATTCGTGAAATTTTAGAAAAACAAGGCAGTTTCCAAAATTTATCTGTAACCGAATTTGGAAGTAAAGAAGAGATTACTATTCGTTTTTTAGGAAGTAATGATAGCTTAGGTAGTGATATAGGTGAGCATATTAGTACTCTTTTAAAAGATACGGGCAAATTTGAAGTGCGTCGTGCTGATGTCGTGGGTCCAAAAGTGGGCGATGAGCTTAGAAATAAGGGTATTATGGCTATCATTGTATCCTTAGTCGCTATTTTGATTTATATTGCAATACGCTTTGAATGGCGTTTTGCATTAGCAGCAATTATTAGCGAAATTCACGATGTTGTGATTACTTTGGGAGCGATTTCATTATTTAAAATTGATGTCAATTTAGATACTTTGGCTGCAGTTTTAACAGTGCTTGGATATTCCTTAAATGATACAATTATCATTTTTGATAGAATCAGAGAAGGGATTAAGACAAGTAAAAAAAGCGAACTTGCTCCTATTATCAACGAAAGTGTCTCAGCAACCTTATCTAGAACAGTATTGACTTCAGGACTTACTTTGGCTACTGTTGTGATACTTTATTTTTTTGGCGGAGAGATGATACAAGGTTTTTCTTTGGCTTTGATAGTGGGTATTGTTGTAGGAACTTTAAGTTCAATTTTTGTAGCTAGTCCAACTTTACTTTGGTTTAAATTCAGTGTTATTGATTTTAGAAATAAAGAACTTGAAAAACTTAAAAGAAAGCAAGAAAAAGAACGCAATCGTGCAATGTATGAAAAAGGAACGGTTTAA